In the genome of Pseudomonadota bacterium, one region contains:
- a CDS encoding YdeI/OmpD-associated family protein, whose amino-acid sequence MITEIEDYFTRGCGRCPRFDTPDCATRIWAGALGELRALCLAAGLSEHLKWGHPCYMHAGRNVAILGAFRDNVRLSFFDAALLADPAGILERQGPNTAHPDMIRISKLADVSRLAPTIRAYLAEAMDHARAGRRPPRERREINLPEELIEVLDADPELAEAFHALTPGRQKSYEIYLGGAKKPETRVARIERCRPRIFAGKGATER is encoded by the coding sequence ATGATCACGGAGATCGAGGACTATTTCACCCGCGGCTGCGGGCGCTGCCCGCGCTTTGACACACCAGACTGCGCCACGCGGATCTGGGCCGGAGCCCTGGGTGAGCTTCGCGCCCTCTGCCTGGCGGCGGGTCTCTCCGAACATCTCAAATGGGGCCATCCCTGCTACATGCATGCGGGGCGCAACGTCGCCATCCTCGGCGCGTTTCGCGACAACGTCCGCCTCAGCTTCTTCGACGCCGCGCTTCTCGCCGATCCGGCTGGCATTCTGGAGCGGCAGGGCCCGAACACCGCCCATCCCGACATGATCCGCATCTCGAAGTTGGCCGATGTCAGCAGGCTCGCGCCGACAATCCGCGCCTATCTCGCCGAGGCCATGGACCATGCGCGGGCAGGACGTCGCCCGCCAAGGGAGCGCCGCGAGATCAACCTGCCGGAAGAGCTTATCGAGGTGCTTGATGCGGATCCCGAGCTTGCAGAGGCTTTCCACGCCCTCACTCCCGGACGGCAGAAGAGCTACGAGATCTACCTCGGCGGAGCCAAGAAACCCGAGACTCGCGTCGCACGTATCGAGAGATGCCGTCCGCGCATTTTCGCGGGCAAGGGGGCAACGGAGCGCTGA
- the nusG gene encoding transcription termination/antitermination protein NusG encodes MAKRWYSVSVLSNFEKKIAEQIRQSIEEQGMEDQIDEVLVPTEEVIEVRRGKKVTTERRFMPGYVLVHMEMSDEGYHLINSINRVTGFLGPQGRPMPMRDAEVQGILGRVEEGAEAPKLMIHFEVGEKVKVNDGPFEDFDGTVEEVDDDNQRLKVTVSIFGRATPVELEYTQVTKQS; translated from the coding sequence ATGGCGAAGCGCTGGTATTCCGTGAGCGTTCTGTCGAACTTCGAGAAGAAGATCGCCGAGCAGATCCGCCAATCCATCGAGGAGCAAGGCATGGAGGACCAGATCGACGAGGTCCTCGTGCCCACCGAGGAGGTCATCGAGGTCCGCCGCGGCAAGAAGGTCACCACCGAGCGCCGCTTCATGCCGGGCTACGTGCTCGTGCACATGGAGATGTCGGACGAGGGCTATCACCTGATCAACTCGATCAACCGTGTCACCGGCTTCCTCGGGCCCCAGGGCCGCCCCATGCCCATGCGCGACGCCGAGGTGCAAGGGATCCTGGGCCGTGTGGAGGAAGGTGCCGAGGCACCGAAGCTCATGATCCACTTCGAGGTGGGCGAGAAGGTGAAGGTCAACGACGGCCCGTTCGAGGATTTCGACGGCACCGTGGAAGAGGTCGACGACGACAACCAGCGTCTCAAGGTCACCGTCTCGATCTTCGGCCGCGCCACGCCGGTGGAGCTCGAATACACCCAGGTCACCAAGCAGAGCTGA
- the secE gene encoding preprotein translocase subunit SecE → MNPLKFIQETRAEVAKIVWPTRREVVVTTIMVFIMAALTAVFFSLVDLGIRSALSGVIGLMS, encoded by the coding sequence ATGAACCCGCTCAAGTTTATCCAAGAGACCCGCGCCGAGGTGGCCAAGATCGTGTGGCCCACGCGCCGGGAAGTCGTGGTGACGACGATCATGGTCTTCATCATGGCTGCGCTCACGGCTGTCTTCTTCTCCCTCGTCGATCTCGGCATCCGCTCGGCGCTCTCCGGCGTGATCGGGCTCATGAGCTGA
- a CDS encoding MAPEG family protein, with protein sequence MTTWLIAGIAVHYLAVFLPSLFLIPQIGYGGYLGSRDDEPPAEGMYGRARRILRNSNENLAAFVGLGCAALALNAFTGEAVVLPVGSAGDVDMELATFGAMVFVIARALFIPLYLFAVPLIRSGAWIAGFAGLLMMAYALI encoded by the coding sequence ATGACGACTTGGCTCATCGCCGGCATTGCCGTGCACTATCTCGCCGTCTTCCTGCCCTCGCTCTTCCTGATCCCGCAGATCGGCTATGGCGGCTACCTCGGCTCCCGCGATGACGAGCCCCCGGCCGAGGGCATGTATGGCCGGGCCCGTCGGATCCTCAGGAATTCCAACGAGAACCTCGCCGCCTTCGTGGGTCTCGGCTGTGCCGCGCTGGCGCTCAACGCGTTCACGGGCGAGGCCGTGGTGCTGCCGGTGGGCAGCGCGGGCGACGTGGACATGGAGCTCGCCACCTTCGGCGCGATGGTCTTCGTGATCGCGCGGGCGCTCTTTATTCCGCTCTATCTCTTCGCTGTGCCGCTCATCCGCTCGGGCGCGTGGATCGCCGGGTTCGCCGGGCTCCTTATGATGGCATATGCCCTGATCTGA
- a CDS encoding CoA transferase encodes MRVVESSAFVAVPYAGLSLAQMGAEVIRIDRPTGGLDAGRWPLAPSGRSLFWAGLNKGKKSVAVDIATPEGRELAFRIATAPGPDAGLLLTNLPAKGWLDHATLSAARPDMISVTLKGDRAGRPAVDYTVNPALGVPEMTGPEGSEAPVAHAVPAWDLLAGQMVTTALLAAERHRLRTGAGQAVEIALKDVAAAALGHLGLIGDAAVNRRDRQKAGNALYGAYGQDFVCACGGRVMVIGLTGRQWKLLVDATESAAAMAELATQSGRDLRDEGARWELRHQITAILAPWFAARRIDDFAEFFDAKGLTWSRFQSLREALERDPDLGPENPVFTTMTQPGLGTFPVPGCPARFDGAARGAPAPAPELGAHTEEVLADVARLDGGEIARLFDAGIISEPGHGARTAA; translated from the coding sequence ATGCGCGTCGTGGAGAGCTCGGCCTTCGTGGCGGTGCCCTATGCAGGCCTGTCGCTGGCGCAGATGGGGGCGGAGGTGATCCGGATCGACAGACCCACGGGTGGGCTTGATGCCGGGCGCTGGCCGCTCGCCCCGTCGGGGCGAAGCCTCTTCTGGGCCGGCCTAAACAAGGGCAAGAAAAGCGTGGCCGTGGACATCGCCACGCCGGAGGGGCGCGAGCTCGCGTTCCGCATCGCCACGGCGCCGGGGCCCGATGCCGGGCTCCTCCTGACCAACCTGCCGGCCAAGGGCTGGCTCGACCACGCGACGCTGAGCGCCGCGCGTCCCGACATGATCAGCGTGACGCTGAAGGGCGACCGCGCCGGGCGGCCCGCGGTGGACTACACCGTCAACCCGGCCCTCGGCGTGCCGGAGATGACGGGGCCCGAGGGCTCCGAGGCGCCCGTGGCCCACGCCGTCCCCGCCTGGGATCTCCTCGCGGGGCAGATGGTGACGACGGCGCTCCTCGCCGCCGAGCGACACAGGCTGCGCACCGGCGCGGGGCAGGCCGTGGAGATCGCCCTCAAGGACGTGGCCGCCGCGGCGCTCGGGCATCTCGGCCTCATCGGCGACGCCGCCGTGAACCGGCGCGACCGGCAAAAGGCCGGCAATGCGCTCTACGGGGCCTACGGGCAGGATTTCGTCTGCGCCTGCGGCGGGCGCGTCATGGTGATCGGCCTCACCGGCCGCCAGTGGAAGCTCCTCGTGGACGCCACCGAAAGCGCGGCTGCCATGGCCGAGCTCGCCACGCAGAGCGGGCGCGACCTCCGCGACGAGGGGGCACGCTGGGAGCTCCGCCACCAGATCACCGCGATCCTCGCGCCGTGGTTCGCGGCCCGCCGGATCGATGATTTCGCCGAGTTCTTCGATGCCAAGGGCCTCACCTGGTCACGCTTCCAGAGCCTGCGGGAGGCGCTCGAGCGCGATCCCGATCTCGGTCCGGAGAACCCCGTCTTCACCACGATGACGCAACCCGGCCTGGGGACGTTCCCTGTCCCCGGATGCCCGGCGCGCTTTGACGGCGCTGCCCGTGGCGCGCCCGCCCCCGCCCCGGAGCTCGGCGCCCATACCGAGGAGGTGCTCGCGGATGTCGCGCGCCTTGACGGGGGCGAGATTGCACGGCTCTTCGACGCGGGCATCATTTCCGAACCGGGCCACGGAGCTAGAACAGCAGCCTAG
- a CDS encoding MaoC family dehydratase N-terminal domain-containing protein: MDMLNTHAWVGRTRDTVGTISEAEAARIAATLGVAAPRAGDALPPLWHWFAFPEVVPEAELAEDGHPRRGDFLPPLPLRRRMWAAGSFEFRAPPRVGDPLTCRSTILSVEEKGNPKRPMAFVTVEHEIRGPQGLTARERQTLVYLDIPETFTPPAKRPMPAAPDAARTAPVTAATLFRFSAVTFNGHRIHYDADYTRDVEHYPALVIHGPLQAIKLMELACDKRGRAPSLFEFRGVHPMFLGAPLDLAACEDGDGGLRLVSGQDGHQGMTATAIWESTL, encoded by the coding sequence ATGGACATGCTCAACACCCATGCCTGGGTCGGCCGGACACGGGACACCGTGGGGACGATCTCCGAGGCCGAGGCGGCGCGTATCGCGGCCACGCTCGGGGTTGCCGCGCCTCGGGCGGGCGACGCGCTCCCGCCACTCTGGCACTGGTTCGCTTTCCCGGAGGTCGTGCCCGAGGCCGAGCTCGCCGAGGACGGGCATCCGCGCCGTGGCGACTTCCTGCCGCCGCTGCCACTCCGCCGCCGGATGTGGGCGGCGGGCAGCTTTGAATTCCGCGCCCCGCCACGGGTGGGAGATCCGCTCACCTGCCGCTCGACGATCCTGAGCGTCGAGGAAAAGGGCAACCCGAAGCGGCCCATGGCTTTCGTGACCGTGGAGCATGAGATCCGCGGGCCCCAGGGCCTCACCGCGCGGGAGCGCCAGACCCTCGTCTACCTCGATATACCCGAGACATTCACACCGCCCGCCAAGCGCCCGATGCCCGCAGCCCCTGATGCCGCGCGCACCGCGCCGGTGACGGCGGCCACGCTCTTCCGCTTCTCGGCGGTGACGTTCAACGGCCACAGGATCCATTACGACGCCGATTACACCCGCGACGTGGAGCATTACCCGGCGCTCGTGATCCATGGGCCGCTGCAAGCGATCAAGCTCATGGAGCTGGCGTGCGACAAGCGCGGCCGCGCGCCCAGCCTCTTCGAATTCCGCGGCGTGCATCCGATGTTTCTCGGCGCGCCCCTCGATCTCGCAGCGTGCGAAGACGGCGATGGCGGCCTGCGTCTCGTCTCCGGGCAGGACGGCCACCAGGGCATGACCGCCACCGCCATCTGGGAGAGCACCCTGTGA
- a CDS encoding CatB-related O-acetyltransferase, with translation MPFPSPDTTHPVVFPDGTRFQGTVFLNAVLDEPGLSIGDYTYYSDDEMPAPDLMRRRLFPYLYGAQRIEIGKFCSLAMGVSFVTDSANHRYDGFSAFPFAIFDGMSPERASMPPRPPRPTRVGHDCWLGRGAMLLPGAVLGNGVIVGAGAVVGGVAPDYSIVAGNPGRVVRRRFPEAVIARLNALAWWDWPIDHILAHEAAICGADLDALEAAAAALPKA, from the coding sequence ATGCCCTTTCCATCGCCCGACACGACGCATCCGGTCGTCTTCCCCGACGGGACGCGCTTCCAGGGGACCGTCTTCCTGAACGCCGTGCTCGACGAGCCGGGGCTCTCCATCGGGGATTATACCTACTATTCCGATGACGAGATGCCCGCGCCCGATCTCATGCGGCGCAGGCTCTTTCCCTATCTCTACGGCGCGCAGCGCATCGAGATCGGCAAGTTCTGCAGCCTCGCGATGGGCGTGAGCTTCGTCACCGACAGCGCCAATCACCGCTATGACGGGTTCAGCGCCTTCCCCTTTGCGATCTTCGACGGCATGTCGCCGGAGCGTGCCTCGATGCCGCCCAGGCCGCCACGGCCCACGCGGGTGGGCCATGATTGCTGGTTGGGCCGGGGGGCGATGCTCCTGCCGGGCGCGGTGCTGGGCAACGGGGTCATCGTGGGGGCCGGCGCGGTGGTGGGCGGCGTGGCCCCGGATTACAGCATCGTGGCGGGCAATCCCGGGCGCGTGGTGCGCCGCCGCTTCCCGGAGGCCGTGATCGCGAGGCTCAACGCGCTCGCCTGGTGGGACTGGCCGATCGACCATATCCTCGCCCACGAGGCCGCGATCTGCGGGGCGGATCTCGACGCGCTGGAGGCCGCGGCGGCGGCCCTGCCCAAAGCCTGA